Proteins encoded within one genomic window of Zootoca vivipara chromosome 12, rZooViv1.1, whole genome shotgun sequence:
- the FBXL2 gene encoding F-box/LRR-repeat protein 2 isoform X1: MLFTKLVCMCGRLLRGKQQHQIQALSNDDEALINRKLPKELLLRIFSFLDVITLCRCAQVSKSWNVLALDGSNWQRIDLFNFQTDVEGRVLENISKRCGGFLRQLSLRGCLGVGDTSLKTFAQNCRNIEHLNLNGCTKITDSTCFSLSKFCPRLKHLDLTSCISITNNSLRSLSEGCQNLELLNLSWCDQITKDGIEALVKGCSGLKALFLRGCTQLVDEALHHIETHCHELVILNLQSCMQISDEGIAGICRGCHQLQSLCVSGCTNLTDASLVALGLNCPRLKILEAARCSHLTDAGFALLARNCHELEKMDLEECVLITDSTLIQLSIHCPKLQALSLSHCELITDDGILHLSSSTCGHERLQVLELDNCLLITDVTLEHLENCHNLERIELYDCQQVTRAGIKRIRAHLPDVKVHAYFAPVTPPPSVGGTRQQLCRCCVIL, translated from the exons ATGTTGTTCACaaagcttgtgtgcatgtgtggacgTTTATTGCGTGGCAAACAGCAGCATCAAATACAG gcACTCTCAAATGATGATGAAGCTCTTATTAACAGAAAGTTGCCAAAAGAACTCCTTTTAAG AATATTTTCCTTCTTGGATGTAATTACCTTGTGTCGATGCGCACAAGTTTCTAAG TCTTGGAATGTGTTGGCCCTGGATGGGAGTAACTGGCAAAGAATAGACCTTTTTAACTTTCAGACAGATGTAGAG GGCCGGGTCTTAGAAAATATTTCCAAAAGATGTGGTGGGTTCCTGAGACAACTGAGTCTGAGAGGCTGTCTGGGGGTTGGAGATACTTCTTTAAA AACATTTGCACAGAACTGTAGAAACATTGAACATTTGAACCTTAACGGATGCACAAAAATTACTGATAG CACTTGCTTTAGCCTTAGCAAATTTTGCCccaggctaaaacatctggatctGACATCTTGTATTTCCATCACAAACAACTCTTTGAGAAGTTTAAG TGAGGGATGCCAAAATCTGGAACTCTTGAATCTTTCCTGGTGTGATCAGATTACAAAAGATGGCATTGAAGCACTGGTGAAAGGGTGCAGCGGATTAAAAGCACTATTTCTTAGAGGATGCACACAG CTGGTAGATGAGGCGCTTCACCACATTGAGACTCATTGCCATGAACTGGTTATCTTAAACTTGCAGTCATGCATG CAAATATCGGATGAAGGCATAGCAGGTATCTGTAGAGGATGTCACCAACTCCAGTCGCTTTGTGTTTCTGGTTGTACAAACCTTACAGATGCTTCTCTCGTAGCACTTGGTCTGAACTGTCCAAGACTGAA GATTCTGGAGGCTGCAAGGTGTTCCCATCTCACTGATGCTGGTTTTGCACTTCTAGCACGG aATTGCCATGAACTAGAAAAGATGGACCTAGAAGAATGTGTTCTG ataaCAGATAGCACATTGATACAACTTTCCATTCATTGCCCTAAACTGCAAGCATTG AGCTTGTCCCACTGTGAACTGATCACGGATGATGGGATTCTGCATCTGAGCAGCAGCACATGTGGACATGAAAGACTTCAAGTGCTCGAATTAGACAACTGCCTTCTAATCACCGACGTGACCCTAGAACATCTTGAAAATTGCCACAACTTAGAAAGAATTGAATTATATGACTGTCAGCAAGTCACCCGTGCAGGCATCAAAAGAATAAGA GCTCATCTACCAGATGTGAAAGTTCATGCTTACTTTGCTCCAGTAACTCCGCCTCCTTCTGTAGGAGGCACTCGCCAACAACTCTGCCGATGCTGCGTTATTCTTTAG
- the FBXL2 gene encoding F-box/LRR-repeat protein 2 isoform X2, giving the protein MALSNDDEALINRKLPKELLLRIFSFLDVITLCRCAQVSKSWNVLALDGSNWQRIDLFNFQTDVEGRVLENISKRCGGFLRQLSLRGCLGVGDTSLKTFAQNCRNIEHLNLNGCTKITDSTCFSLSKFCPRLKHLDLTSCISITNNSLRSLSEGCQNLELLNLSWCDQITKDGIEALVKGCSGLKALFLRGCTQLVDEALHHIETHCHELVILNLQSCMQISDEGIAGICRGCHQLQSLCVSGCTNLTDASLVALGLNCPRLKILEAARCSHLTDAGFALLARNCHELEKMDLEECVLITDSTLIQLSIHCPKLQALSLSHCELITDDGILHLSSSTCGHERLQVLELDNCLLITDVTLEHLENCHNLERIELYDCQQVTRAGIKRIRAHLPDVKVHAYFAPVTPPPSVGGTRQQLCRCCVIL; this is encoded by the exons ATG gcACTCTCAAATGATGATGAAGCTCTTATTAACAGAAAGTTGCCAAAAGAACTCCTTTTAAG AATATTTTCCTTCTTGGATGTAATTACCTTGTGTCGATGCGCACAAGTTTCTAAG TCTTGGAATGTGTTGGCCCTGGATGGGAGTAACTGGCAAAGAATAGACCTTTTTAACTTTCAGACAGATGTAGAG GGCCGGGTCTTAGAAAATATTTCCAAAAGATGTGGTGGGTTCCTGAGACAACTGAGTCTGAGAGGCTGTCTGGGGGTTGGAGATACTTCTTTAAA AACATTTGCACAGAACTGTAGAAACATTGAACATTTGAACCTTAACGGATGCACAAAAATTACTGATAG CACTTGCTTTAGCCTTAGCAAATTTTGCCccaggctaaaacatctggatctGACATCTTGTATTTCCATCACAAACAACTCTTTGAGAAGTTTAAG TGAGGGATGCCAAAATCTGGAACTCTTGAATCTTTCCTGGTGTGATCAGATTACAAAAGATGGCATTGAAGCACTGGTGAAAGGGTGCAGCGGATTAAAAGCACTATTTCTTAGAGGATGCACACAG CTGGTAGATGAGGCGCTTCACCACATTGAGACTCATTGCCATGAACTGGTTATCTTAAACTTGCAGTCATGCATG CAAATATCGGATGAAGGCATAGCAGGTATCTGTAGAGGATGTCACCAACTCCAGTCGCTTTGTGTTTCTGGTTGTACAAACCTTACAGATGCTTCTCTCGTAGCACTTGGTCTGAACTGTCCAAGACTGAA GATTCTGGAGGCTGCAAGGTGTTCCCATCTCACTGATGCTGGTTTTGCACTTCTAGCACGG aATTGCCATGAACTAGAAAAGATGGACCTAGAAGAATGTGTTCTG ataaCAGATAGCACATTGATACAACTTTCCATTCATTGCCCTAAACTGCAAGCATTG AGCTTGTCCCACTGTGAACTGATCACGGATGATGGGATTCTGCATCTGAGCAGCAGCACATGTGGACATGAAAGACTTCAAGTGCTCGAATTAGACAACTGCCTTCTAATCACCGACGTGACCCTAGAACATCTTGAAAATTGCCACAACTTAGAAAGAATTGAATTATATGACTGTCAGCAAGTCACCCGTGCAGGCATCAAAAGAATAAGA GCTCATCTACCAGATGTGAAAGTTCATGCTTACTTTGCTCCAGTAACTCCGCCTCCTTCTGTAGGAGGCACTCGCCAACAACTCTGCCGATGCTGCGTTATTCTTTAG